One region of Dokdonia sp. 4H-3-7-5 genomic DNA includes:
- the rsmI gene encoding 16S rRNA (cytidine(1402)-2'-O)-methyltransferase, whose protein sequence is MSKLYLVPTPIGNLEDMTFRAIRILKEADLILAEDTRTSGKLLKYYEIGTQMMSHHMHNEHQTVDTIVKRIQAGEVIACISDAGTPAISDPGFLLTRACVEAGIEVDCLPGATAFVPALVNSGFPNDKFIFEGFLPVKKGRQTRFLALQEETRTMIIYESPHKLIKTLGHFIEYFGADRPVSVSREITKLHEETVRGTATEVLAHYTNKPPKGEIVIIVGGKSK, encoded by the coding sequence ATGTCAAAACTCTACTTAGTTCCTACACCCATTGGTAATCTTGAAGATATGACCTTCCGTGCTATTCGCATACTTAAGGAAGCAGATCTTATTCTAGCCGAAGACACTCGCACGAGTGGTAAGCTACTTAAGTACTATGAAATAGGCACGCAGATGATGAGCCATCACATGCATAATGAACACCAGACAGTGGATACCATTGTTAAGCGTATTCAAGCAGGTGAGGTAATTGCGTGTATAAGTGACGCAGGAACTCCCGCCATCTCTGACCCTGGTTTTTTACTTACACGTGCTTGCGTTGAGGCGGGCATAGAGGTAGACTGTTTACCAGGTGCAACAGCATTTGTACCTGCGCTTGTAAATAGTGGCTTCCCTAATGATAAATTTATTTTTGAGGGATTTCTTCCTGTAAAGAAAGGGCGCCAAACTCGCTTTCTAGCACTTCAAGAAGAAACGCGCACGATGATCATTTATGAATCACCTCATAAGCTCATAAAAACACTAGGTCACTTTATAGAGTATTTTGGTGCAGACCGTCCGGTTTCTGTCTCTCGAGAGATTACAAAATTACATGAGGAAACCGTGCGCGGGACTGCCACAGAAGTACTTGCCCATTATACAAACAAACCTCCTAAAGGTGAGATTGTAATTATAGTAGGAGGAAAAAGCAAGTAG
- a CDS encoding DoxX family protein: MKVPRIIYWITTIGICAIMLYSAQMYFRNTEMVEGFFKALDYPIYVVVPLAVLKICAILMLLWRGIPWLTEWAYAGIFFDVVLAAAAHYKADHDITLTLVALVLLLASYFFGKEVRPMYR; encoded by the coding sequence ATGAAAGTACCACGTATTATTTACTGGATTACCACAATAGGCATTTGCGCTATCATGCTCTACTCGGCTCAAATGTATTTTAGAAACACTGAGATGGTTGAAGGTTTTTTTAAAGCTCTAGATTATCCTATATATGTTGTGGTACCACTAGCAGTATTAAAAATTTGCGCAATCCTTATGTTATTATGGAGAGGTATTCCGTGGCTTACAGAGTGGGCTTATGCTGGAATATTTTTTGACGTAGTACTCGCAGCTGCCGCACACTACAAGGCAGATCATGATATTACTTTGACGCTTGTTGCATTAGTACTACTTCTTGCTTCTTACTTTTTTGGCAAAGAAGTAAGACCTATGTATCGCTAG
- a CDS encoding thymidine kinase gives MFLENTVNHKEQFGWIEVICGSMFSGKTEELIRRLKRAQFAKQKVEIFKPAVDTRYDEEMVVSHDANEIRSTPVPAAANIPMLADGCDVVGIDEAQFFDDEIVQVCNDLANRGIRVIVAGLDMDFKGNPFGPMPNLMATAEYVTKVHAVCTRTGNLAQYSYRKAQSEDIVMLGETEEYEPLSRAAYYKAMLRDRLRKMDVETPEEITTSNARQTPQDPN, from the coding sequence ATGTTTCTCGAAAATACAGTAAATCATAAAGAGCAATTTGGCTGGATTGAAGTCATTTGTGGATCTATGTTCTCTGGTAAAACAGAAGAACTCATCCGCAGGCTCAAACGCGCGCAGTTTGCAAAACAAAAAGTTGAGATTTTTAAACCTGCTGTAGACACGCGCTACGATGAAGAAATGGTGGTCTCACATGATGCAAATGAAATACGTTCTACACCAGTTCCTGCAGCTGCAAATATTCCTATGCTAGCAGATGGATGTGATGTGGTGGGGATTGATGAGGCACAATTTTTTGACGATGAGATTGTACAGGTTTGCAATGATCTGGCAAATCGCGGCATACGAGTAATAGTTGCTGGTCTTGATATGGATTTTAAAGGAAACCCTTTTGGCCCTATGCCTAATCTAATGGCAACGGCAGAGTATGTTACTAAGGTTCATGCAGTTTGTACTCGTACAGGTAACCTGGCTCAATATAGCTATAGAAAAGCACAAAGCGAGGATATCGTGATGCTAGGTGAGACAGAAGAGTATGAACCACTCTCACGTGCTGCATACTATAAAGCTATGTTGCGTGACAGATTACGTAAGATGGATGTAGAAACTCCCGAAGAAATCACAACAAGTAACGCAAGGCAAACCCCTCAAGATCCTAACTAA
- the alr gene encoding alanine racemase — protein MAITRLEIDLAALRHNYSYLRKKVAPSVKMMAVVKAFGYGSDAGAVAQELEMLGVDYFAVAYVSEGIALRDAGITTPILVLHPQPDTFDELIERCLEPSIYSIRMMELFTAFAKGKGQENYPIHLKFNTGLNRLGFLNTDVSWILDRLRENVSVKVASLFSHLVASEDPAEEEFTLNQILQFTNISKELLQALDYVPFMHMTNTSGVINYHRAHFDCVRIGIGLYGYGNSKEDTKKLKPVARLKSVISQIHHIKPGQSIGYNRAYKATEEIVTATLPIGHADGISRSLGNGVGYVMIAGQKAPIVGNVCMDMLMVDITGISCKEGDDVEVFGETTSAETLAGEMQSISYELLTAIGQRVKRVILR, from the coding sequence ATGGCAATAACACGCTTAGAAATAGATCTAGCTGCCTTACGTCATAACTATTCTTATTTAAGAAAAAAGGTAGCGCCTTCTGTAAAGATGATGGCAGTAGTAAAAGCCTTTGGATACGGGAGTGATGCTGGAGCTGTGGCTCAAGAACTAGAAATGCTAGGAGTAGATTATTTTGCTGTGGCATACGTTTCAGAAGGTATTGCGCTTAGAGATGCTGGCATAACAACACCTATTTTAGTATTACATCCGCAGCCAGATACGTTTGATGAGCTTATAGAGCGATGCCTTGAGCCTAGTATTTATAGTATTAGAATGATGGAGTTATTTACAGCTTTTGCAAAAGGCAAAGGGCAAGAAAATTACCCTATTCATTTAAAGTTTAACACAGGACTCAATAGACTAGGCTTCTTAAATACTGACGTATCATGGATTCTTGACCGCTTGCGCGAAAATGTGAGTGTAAAAGTAGCATCTCTCTTCTCACATCTTGTAGCTAGTGAAGATCCTGCCGAAGAAGAATTTACTTTAAATCAAATACTTCAATTTACAAATATCTCCAAGGAACTTCTACAAGCGTTAGATTATGTGCCATTCATGCACATGACTAATACCTCTGGAGTTATTAACTATCATAGAGCCCATTTTGATTGCGTGCGTATAGGCATAGGGCTTTACGGTTACGGTAATAGTAAAGAGGATACAAAAAAATTAAAACCAGTAGCTAGATTAAAATCTGTAATCTCACAGATCCATCATATTAAGCCTGGCCAGAGTATAGGATACAATCGAGCATACAAAGCAACTGAAGAAATTGTTACCGCTACATTGCCTATTGGTCATGCAGACGGCATCTCTAGATCGCTCGGAAATGGTGTAGGGTATGTGATGATCGCGGGACAAAAGGCGCCCATTGTAGGTAACGTTTGTATGGATATGCTAATGGTCGATATCACGGGTATAAGCTGTAAAGAGGGAGATGATGTGGAGGTTTTTGGAGAAACTACAAGTGCCGAAACACTGGCAGGAGAGATGCAGTCTATTTCATACGAACTCTTAACAGCCATCGGTCAACGGGTAAAACGTGTCATTCTTCGATAA
- the mscL gene encoding large conductance mechanosensitive channel protein MscL, with protein sequence MLKEFKDFIMTGNVIDLAIAVILAGAIGLVVKGFVGDIMMPIVGHFAGGVDFADLKVVLDEAVMVDGAVVTPENAIMYGSWINAIINLIIVGFVLFIIVKAYNKTKKPVVEEVAADPGPSEIDLLKEIRDSLKK encoded by the coding sequence ATGTTAAAAGAATTTAAGGATTTCATTATGACGGGTAACGTCATTGATCTTGCAATAGCAGTGATACTTGCTGGAGCGATTGGACTAGTAGTAAAAGGATTTGTAGGAGATATTATGATGCCTATTGTAGGTCATTTTGCTGGAGGTGTTGATTTTGCTGATTTAAAAGTGGTACTAGATGAAGCGGTAATGGTAGATGGTGCTGTAGTAACACCTGAAAATGCAATTATGTACGGTAGCTGGATTAATGCAATCATTAACTTGATCATTGTTGGTTTTGTGCTTTTCATTATTGTAAAAGCTTATAACAAAACTAAGAAGCCTGTTGTAGAAGAAGTAGCAGCAGATCCAGGACCATCTGAAATCGATTTGCTAAAAGAAATCAGAGATTCTCTTAAAAAATAA
- a CDS encoding aspartate-semialdehyde dehydrogenase yields MKVAVVGATGMVGQVMLKVLAERNFPITELIPVASERSVGKKVTYKDKEYTIHSMEDAIAAKPQIAIFSAGGDTSKEFAPKFAEVGTTVIDNSSAWRMDPTKKLIVPEINATSLTKEDKIIANPNCSTIQMVLAMSPLHRDYGIKRLVISTYQSITGTGVKAVQQLENEYIGEKGEMAYPYPIHRNAIPACDVFDDNGYTKEELKLVNETQKILNDRSIAVTATAVRIPVVGGHSESVNVELRAPFEEKDVRKVLNETSGVTVQDNPDTNTYPMPIYAEGKDDVFVGRIRRDYSQENTLNMWIVSDNLRKGAATNAVQIGEYLVANGLV; encoded by the coding sequence ATGAAAGTAGCGGTAGTAGGAGCCACCGGGATGGTAGGCCAAGTGATGTTAAAAGTTCTTGCAGAACGTAATTTCCCAATTACAGAGTTAATCCCTGTAGCTTCAGAGCGCTCTGTAGGTAAAAAAGTTACTTATAAAGATAAGGAGTACACGATTCACTCTATGGAAGATGCCATTGCAGCAAAGCCGCAAATAGCAATCTTTTCTGCTGGAGGAGACACCTCAAAAGAGTTTGCTCCTAAGTTTGCAGAGGTGGGAACAACCGTGATAGACAACAGCTCTGCATGGAGAATGGACCCTACTAAGAAACTTATTGTTCCAGAAATTAACGCAACTTCTCTTACTAAGGAAGATAAGATTATTGCAAATCCTAACTGCTCTACGATACAAATGGTTCTTGCAATGTCACCATTACATAGAGACTATGGCATTAAAAGATTAGTAATCTCTACCTACCAATCTATTACAGGTACTGGAGTAAAAGCGGTGCAGCAATTAGAAAATGAATATATTGGTGAGAAGGGAGAAATGGCTTATCCTTACCCTATACACCGTAATGCAATACCGGCTTGTGACGTTTTTGATGATAACGGTTACACTAAAGAAGAGTTGAAGCTTGTAAATGAAACTCAGAAAATTTTAAATGATCGATCTATTGCGGTAACTGCAACAGCAGTGCGTATTCCAGTGGTAGGTGGTCATAGTGAATCTGTAAATGTAGAATTGCGTGCGCCTTTTGAAGAGAAGGATGTTCGTAAGGTTCTTAATGAAACTTCTGGAGTAACCGTACAAGATAATCCGGATACAAATACATACCCTATGCCTATTTATGCAGAAGGTAAGGATGATGTTTTTGTAGGTAGAATACGTCGTGATTACTCACAAGAGAACACGCTTAATATGTGGATTGTATCAGACAACTTACGTAAAGGTGCTGCAACAAATGCGGTACAGATAGGAGAATATCTAGTAGCTAATGGCTTAGTGTAA
- a CDS encoding CatA-like O-acetyltransferase yields the protein MNKIDISTWKRRAHFEFFSQFEEPYFGITWQVDMTLAKQHAKEQGVSLFIYYLHKSLEAAMAIENFKYRITSDNEVILLDTISASATLMRDNETFGFSYIPYDADITVFTKSVQSEVERIKNSDDLFPPINTDDVMHCSAIPWMDFSSITHSRLFKAKDSVPKISYGQITEKSSGTFTMPVALYVHHGLIDGLHVSRYKDMFQQLLDGKE from the coding sequence TTGAATAAAATAGATATCTCTACCTGGAAGCGCCGTGCACATTTTGAGTTTTTCTCACAATTTGAGGAGCCTTATTTCGGGATCACTTGGCAAGTAGATATGACGCTCGCAAAGCAGCATGCAAAAGAGCAAGGAGTATCATTATTTATCTATTATCTCCACAAGTCGCTAGAAGCTGCGATGGCTATTGAGAATTTTAAATATCGCATTACATCTGATAATGAGGTGATTTTATTAGATACTATAAGCGCTAGTGCGACGCTCATGAGAGATAATGAAACCTTTGGTTTTAGTTATATTCCATATGATGCAGATATAACGGTTTTCACAAAGTCTGTGCAGAGTGAGGTGGAGCGCATTAAAAACTCAGACGACCTTTTTCCGCCGATTAATACAGATGATGTGATGCATTGCTCTGCAATACCGTGGATGGATTTTTCATCTATTACGCACTCACGACTCTTTAAGGCAAAGGATAGCGTTCCGAAAATCTCTTACGGGCAGATTACAGAAAAATCATCGGGCACCTTTACAATGCCCGTTGCACTATACGTGCATCATGGCCTCATAGATGGTTTACATGTATCTCGATATAAGGATATGTTTCAGCAACTTCTAGATGGTAAAGAGTAG
- a CDS encoding DoxX family membrane protein: MKLVHTIIRIGLGLMLLVFGLNKFFWFMPDFEFGDNVGAANLFQAFTDSGYMWPLVGGLEVIVGLLFITKKIFPVALLALIPISVNIVLFHAVLDPPNIMPALLVAVLNGYFIYRNWNNYRHLFS; the protein is encoded by the coding sequence ATGAAATTAGTACACACAATTATTCGCATAGGGCTAGGCTTAATGCTTCTTGTCTTTGGACTCAATAAATTTTTCTGGTTTATGCCAGATTTTGAATTTGGAGATAATGTAGGCGCAGCAAATCTTTTTCAAGCATTTACAGATAGTGGTTACATGTGGCCGTTAGTAGGAGGACTAGAGGTGATTGTAGGACTTCTCTTTATAACAAAGAAGATTTTTCCTGTGGCGTTACTCGCATTAATTCCTATTTCTGTAAATATTGTTCTTTTCCACGCAGTACTTGATCCGCCTAACATTATGCCTGCACTTTTGGTAGCAGTTCTCAATGGGTATTTTATATATCGTAATTGGAATAATTACAGACATTTGTTTTCTTAG
- a CDS encoding prolyl oligopeptidase family serine peptidase: MKKLILLALATTAIISCDDTPATPKNTIAVNYTETKKVDTVDTYFGTEVQDPYRWLEDDRSEETMDWVIRENNTTQDYLKNIPFREELKERLSTLWNYEKVGSPFKEGDYTYFYKNDGLQNQYVIYRYKTGEDPSTASVFLDPNTFAEDGTISLGGASFSEDGSILAYAISEGGSDWRKILVMDTEKKEIIEDTLVDVKFSGMSWYKNEGFYYSSYDKPKGSELSAKTDQHKLYYHKLGTAQATDKLIFGGTAAEKHRYVGGGVTEDNRYLLVSARNSTSGGKMFMKDLTKPASDFVTVLDHEDSDSYVMENIGSKLFIATNLDAPNMRVVTVDASNPTPENWVDFIPETENVLSPSTGGGSFFASYMVDAVSKVKQYDYEGKLVRDVELPGVGTVGGFGAEKDEKELYFSFSNYKTPGSIYKYDIASGTSELFIKPDIDFNPEAYESKQVFYSSKDGTKVPMIITYKKGTELNGKNPTILYAYGGFNISLTPSFSIANAVWMEQGGVYAVPNLRGGGEYGKKWHDAGTKMQKQNVFDDFIAAAEYLIDNKYTSKEYLAIRGGSNGGLLVGATMTQRPDLMQVALPAVGVMDMLRYHTFTAGAGWAYDYGTAEDSKEMFDYLKGYSPVHNVKAGTSYPATMVTTGDHDDRVVPAHSFKFAAELQEKQAGDAPVLIRIETDAGHGAGTPVAKTIEQYADIFGFTLYNMGYEVLPEKVGNVMKK; the protein is encoded by the coding sequence ATGAAAAAATTGATTCTTCTCGCTCTTGCTACAACCGCTATTATAAGCTGTGATGATACGCCGGCGACACCAAAAAACACTATTGCTGTGAACTATACCGAAACTAAAAAAGTAGATACTGTAGACACCTATTTTGGCACAGAAGTACAAGATCCTTACCGATGGCTGGAGGATGATCGTAGTGAGGAGACGATGGATTGGGTTATACGTGAGAACAATACCACCCAAGACTACTTAAAGAATATTCCCTTTCGTGAGGAGCTCAAGGAGCGTTTATCCACTTTGTGGAATTATGAAAAAGTAGGTTCGCCATTTAAAGAAGGTGATTATACGTACTTCTATAAAAACGACGGACTTCAAAATCAATATGTTATTTATCGTTATAAAACTGGTGAAGATCCAAGTACTGCATCTGTATTTCTAGACCCAAATACCTTTGCAGAGGATGGTACTATCTCTTTAGGAGGAGCAAGCTTCTCTGAAGATGGGTCTATACTAGCCTACGCTATTTCTGAAGGAGGAAGTGACTGGCGTAAGATTCTTGTAATGGATACAGAGAAAAAAGAAATTATAGAAGACACGCTGGTTGATGTAAAATTCTCTGGAATGTCTTGGTATAAAAATGAAGGTTTTTACTACTCTAGTTATGATAAGCCTAAGGGCAGCGAATTATCGGCAAAGACGGATCAGCACAAATTGTACTATCATAAGTTGGGTACAGCACAGGCTACAGATAAGCTAATATTTGGCGGTACAGCAGCAGAGAAGCATAGATATGTAGGTGGTGGAGTTACAGAGGATAACCGCTATTTGCTAGTAAGTGCGCGCAACTCGACTTCTGGAGGAAAGATGTTTATGAAAGACCTTACAAAGCCAGCTAGTGATTTTGTAACTGTATTAGATCACGAAGATTCTGATAGTTATGTGATGGAAAATATAGGGAGCAAGCTTTTTATAGCAACTAATCTTGATGCGCCTAATATGCGTGTAGTAACGGTAGATGCATCAAACCCTACTCCAGAAAACTGGGTAGATTTTATACCAGAAACAGAAAACGTATTAAGTCCAAGTACAGGAGGAGGTTCTTTCTTTGCTAGTTATATGGTGGATGCAGTTTCAAAAGTAAAACAGTATGATTATGAAGGTAAGCTTGTACGTGATGTTGAACTTCCGGGAGTAGGTACTGTAGGAGGTTTTGGAGCAGAGAAAGATGAGAAGGAGCTATACTTTAGCTTCTCAAATTATAAGACGCCAGGTAGTATTTATAAATATGACATCGCATCTGGAACTTCTGAGCTGTTTATCAAACCAGACATCGATTTTAATCCGGAAGCTTATGAGAGCAAGCAAGTGTTTTATAGCTCAAAAGATGGTACAAAAGTACCGATGATTATCACGTATAAAAAAGGAACAGAGCTTAATGGCAAGAACCCTACTATCCTTTATGCTTATGGAGGGTTTAATATAAGCCTTACACCTAGCTTTAGCATTGCAAATGCGGTATGGATGGAACAAGGAGGAGTATATGCAGTGCCTAACTTACGTGGCGGTGGTGAGTATGGTAAAAAATGGCATGATGCAGGAACTAAAATGCAAAAGCAAAACGTTTTTGATGATTTTATTGCAGCAGCAGAGTATCTAATTGATAATAAATATACCTCAAAAGAATACTTAGCAATACGCGGTGGTTCTAACGGAGGTTTACTTGTAGGGGCTACAATGACACAACGTCCAGATCTTATGCAGGTAGCATTACCAGCGGTAGGAGTAATGGATATGTTGCGTTACCACACCTTTACAGCAGGTGCGGGATGGGCTTATGATTATGGTACTGCAGAAGATAGCAAAGAGATGTTTGACTATCTTAAAGGATACTCGCCAGTTCATAACGTAAAAGCCGGAACATCATATCCAGCAACTATGGTAACTACGGGAGATCATGATGATCGTGTAGTGCCAGCGCATTCATTTAAGTTTGCTGCAGAGCTTCAAGAAAAACAAGCAGGAGATGCCCCAGTACTTATACGTATTGAGACAGACGCTGGTCACGGTGCTGGTACGCCGGTAGCAAAAACCATAGAGCAGTATGCAGATATCTTTGGCTTCACATTATACAATATGGGCTACGAGGTACTACCAGAAAAGGTAGGCAACGTGATGAAGAAGTAA
- a CDS encoding NAD(P)H-dependent glycerol-3-phosphate dehydrogenase — protein MMSKPTFGVIGGGSWATAIVKMLCENLDTVGWYMRSSYALEHIKREQHNPSYLSSVEFKPEQLMLSNDINEIVAYSDYVIFAVPSAFIGGELKNLTVSLKDKVIVSAIKGIMPESGKLVGSHFNEEHNVAIEDIAVIAGPCHAEEVALERLSYLTIACAEKENAKVIAKHLSSDYIKCTTSDDIIGIEYAATLKNIYAIAAGIAHGLGYGDNFQALLMSNAIREIKRYVKRAHKMKRDINGSAYLGDLLVTGYSVFSRNRMFGNMIGKGYTVKSAQMEMSMVAEGYYAAKSALELNESRDKKARVPIIEAVHSILYKGKDPKKVFSKLTEKLN, from the coding sequence ATGATGAGCAAACCCACATTTGGCGTAATAGGAGGAGGTAGCTGGGCAACAGCGATTGTAAAGATGCTCTGTGAGAATCTTGACACCGTAGGTTGGTATATGCGTAGCAGCTATGCTTTAGAACATATAAAGCGTGAGCAGCATAACCCTAGTTATTTAAGTTCTGTCGAGTTTAAACCAGAGCAGCTTATGCTGAGCAATGATATTAATGAGATTGTAGCATACTCAGATTATGTAATTTTTGCCGTTCCCTCTGCTTTTATAGGAGGTGAGCTTAAGAATCTTACGGTGTCGCTAAAAGATAAAGTCATAGTCTCTGCCATAAAAGGGATTATGCCTGAGAGTGGTAAGCTCGTTGGCTCTCATTTTAATGAAGAGCACAATGTTGCTATTGAGGATATAGCGGTTATAGCAGGACCTTGTCATGCAGAAGAGGTTGCGCTAGAGCGACTTTCATACCTCACGATTGCATGTGCCGAAAAGGAAAATGCAAAAGTAATTGCAAAGCACTTGTCGAGTGATTACATAAAATGTACCACGAGTGATGATATTATAGGGATTGAATATGCAGCTACACTCAAAAATATCTATGCCATTGCAGCAGGTATTGCGCACGGTTTAGGTTATGGAGATAACTTTCAGGCGTTATTAATGAGTAATGCCATACGTGAGATAAAACGCTATGTAAAACGTGCCCACAAGATGAAGCGTGACATTAATGGCTCTGCTTATTTAGGAGATTTACTGGTGACGGGATATTCTGTTTTTAGTAGAAATAGAATGTTTGGTAATATGATAGGGAAGGGCTACACGGTAAAGAGTGCACAGATGGAAATGTCCATGGTAGCCGAAGGTTACTATGCTGCCAAAAGCGCTCTAGAACTCAATGAATCACGTGATAAAAAAGCACGTGTGCCTATTATAGAAGCGGTACACAGTATTCTTTATAAGGGGAAAGATCCAAAGAAGGTATTTAGTAAACTCACTGAAAAGCTTAACTAA
- the pheS gene encoding phenylalanine--tRNA ligase subunit alpha, with protein MLDKIKEHIEKVKAFKAETLEEVEAFRIKYSGKKGLVNDFMADFRNVPNEMKREYGQVINTLKASALEKVNELKEKLEGAEEATATGDLSRPGEPIEIGARHPISIVKNQIIDIFSRIGFNVSEGPEIEDDWHNFTALNLPEYHPARDMQDTFFIQTDPDVLLRTHTSSVQVRYMENNKPPIRTISPGRVYRNEAISGRSHCFFHQVEGLYIDKDVSFADLKQTLQHFTTEMFGKSKIRLRPSYFPFTEPSAEVDVYWGLETETDYKMTKGTGWLEIMGCGMVDPNVLENCGIDSKEYSGFAFGMGIDRIALLLHQISDIRMLSENDARFLEQFKSAF; from the coding sequence ATGTTAGATAAAATCAAAGAACACATTGAAAAAGTAAAGGCCTTTAAAGCCGAAACTTTAGAAGAGGTTGAAGCATTCAGAATCAAGTATTCTGGAAAGAAAGGACTTGTGAATGATTTTATGGCAGACTTCCGTAACGTGCCTAATGAGATGAAGCGCGAGTATGGACAGGTAATTAATACACTTAAAGCAAGTGCCCTTGAAAAGGTAAACGAGCTTAAAGAAAAACTAGAAGGAGCAGAAGAGGCTACGGCTACTGGTGATTTATCACGCCCAGGTGAACCTATTGAAATAGGAGCACGCCACCCTATCTCTATTGTAAAAAATCAGATTATTGATATTTTCTCTCGTATAGGATTCAACGTTTCTGAGGGTCCAGAAATAGAAGATGACTGGCATAACTTTACTGCCTTAAACCTTCCAGAATATCACCCAGCTCGTGATATGCAGGATACATTTTTTATACAAACAGATCCAGACGTATTACTACGTACTCACACCTCATCTGTACAGGTGAGATATATGGAAAATAACAAGCCACCTATACGTACGATCTCTCCTGGTCGTGTATATCGTAATGAGGCTATAAGCGGTCGTTCACACTGTTTCTTCCACCAAGTAGAAGGATTATACATAGACAAAGACGTCTCTTTTGCAGATCTTAAACAGACGCTGCAACACTTTACAACAGAAATGTTTGGTAAAAGTAAAATACGCTTACGTCCATCATACTTCCCATTTACAGAGCCTAGTGCCGAAGTTGATGTATACTGGGGTCTTGAGACAGAGACAGACTATAAAATGACTAAAGGAACCGGATGGCTCGAGATTATGGGCTGTGGTATGGTAGATCCTAATGTTCTTGAAAACTGCGGTATTGACTCAAAAGAGTACAGTGGTTTTGCATTTGGGATGGGAATAGATCGTATTGCATTATTATTACACCAAATCTCAGACATTAGAATGCTTAGTGAGAACGATGCTCGTTTCTTAGAGCAGTTTAAATCTGCTTTTTAG
- a CDS encoding CvpA family protein, which yields MNTIDIIFGIILILGAIQGLRKGLFVELASLVGLVAGIYGAIHFSHYVGDWLVEKTAWSEQIINLTAFAATFIIIVLVVSLAGKLLTKVANFAMLGIVNKIVGAAFAVLKFAFLISVVLMFIDAADRQISFIGDDKKEQSVLYPIIQPLAPALLPSILKKAKDEDIYNPDKEEEPTETDDSSNI from the coding sequence ATGAACACTATTGACATCATTTTTGGTATTATTTTAATACTAGGCGCTATTCAAGGATTGCGCAAGGGATTATTTGTAGAGCTAGCATCTCTTGTAGGGCTTGTTGCTGGAATTTACGGAGCCATCCACTTTTCTCATTACGTAGGGGACTGGCTTGTAGAAAAAACAGCGTGGAGTGAGCAAATTATAAATCTTACTGCCTTTGCTGCGACCTTTATCATTATTGTACTTGTGGTCTCTCTAGCGGGAAAATTACTTACCAAAGTGGCAAATTTTGCGATGCTTGGCATTGTAAACAAGATAGTAGGAGCAGCCTTTGCAGTACTTAAATTTGCTTTCTTAATTAGCGTAGTACTCATGTTTATAGATGCTGCAGACCGTCAAATATCATTTATAGGTGACGATAAAAAAGAGCAATCGGTGTTATATCCCATCATTCAACCTTTGGCACCTGCACTTCTTCCTTCTATTCTCAAAAAAGCAAAGGATGAAGATATCTACAACCCAGATAAAGAAGAAGAGCCGACTGAAACAGACGACTCTTCTAATATTTAA